The Oryza brachyantha chromosome 6, ObraRS2, whole genome shotgun sequence region TTTTGGAATAGTCCAATTTTCGTTCAAACAAGTGAATAGCATACATTCGAATATGCTAACATGGTTggtgaaatatatatttctctatgatatattataattatatactttcttttacctaATCCAATATTTCATTACATGTGTTCCAATACACATATTCTGTATATTATCACCACAAATCCATAAAATGAATTATTTAGGGAGCAATCCTTGATGGGTAATTGGGTATAGGTCAATCATTTAATAGAATACCTTGACAGATCAAATTTACACAAATAGAAGGTACTGATTTTTTTGCATCTGGCAGACTTTAACTGGAAAAgcacaccaaaaaaaaaaaaggaaaattggtAGTAGCGGATCCTAAACTGATATCACCAGAGGctatataaagaaaataaatatattaatagctTGAGTTAAGTTAAAGATTTCATAAACGTACAAGCAAGAGAAAATTTTGTCTTGTGTGCACTCATGCAGGGAATTTGATTAAAACACTACTAACTTTACACCAAAATGGTATTGAAAAGAGAGAGTCTATCTCTTGTAGAGGCAGAGCAAAAACTGTACATAAATGGAGAGTTAATCATCCTAGATAACTAAGCAAAAGCTTCATTATCAGTACACCAAGAAAACACAttgtattcaaaaattaaaataaattggcATGTAAATCATTATAAGAAACAGCTATTATGTAGTAGTAAAAACATTTTTGCACATAAACTATAAAGAAGAACCTTCATTCCACGATAAACACTGTGTACTGCCAAcaaattgaaaagaaaaattgactaaaagggcatgtacaaattaataaatcatgaacTATAATGATATccaaatgaaacaaaatcCTAACACCACAAAAGGGATATCTAGAATATGCTTGGGATGGTTACACTGTACCTCTCCAACTTGCACTGTGATGACATTTGGTTTCAGTCCAATCACACTAGATCCTgcagaaataaaaatgaaaatttcataTTGAAGAAGCATAGATCATGCTGTAATAAAGATAAACTGATGATGCTATAGCACTCACAAAGTCACGAGCATAAGCCACTAGATAATTCACTGCATTGAGTAAGCACCTTCAAAATATTTCACAGGCCTCTAAGGAAGCTTAGTCAATGCAGTGAATTCCAAGGAAGCTAATTATGGAAGGTACAAACCGTGGTACCTATTATTACTAAAATTCCAGAATCAAACCCAAAAGGGACGAATGACCAGATATTCCAGACAAGGATAACACATATACCTTTTCGACAAACAGGTAATTTTAATAATGGAACCAGAACATATTTATTGTCAATGAGGATCAACAACAAGACTGACAAGACAGGGCATAAGTAGCATAACCAACAATTCCATAGACATGGGAGGATAAATGGACTCAAAACACAATTACTCACAGGCTAAAACATGATTAAAGCAAGTGTTACATTTCAGAATTAAATAGCAGGACTAGAAGAACAAGTCGTTCTCATATTCATAACAGATGACTAGTGCAGGACTGCTGCACCAATTCACCTTGGAGCAGTGATCCTGAATAGAAGAACTAATAAACACAGTCCACAGACTCCCAGTTGGGTTCATGCTCACAAAGAAACTTCTAGCAACTACTGGCACATAGCAAGGTCAAGGGCATAAAGGTCATTATCATGATATTCATGAGAACATATTCCATTTCCCAGCCCACAACTCTAGTCCCCTCATGCTCATTGCCTCATACTCTCATGGCGTGTTGTCTCCTTGTCACCACGACAaccaaaaagcaaaaaagaaatatatccATGATGCCTTTTTGCCCATACTGAAGTATCATATACATGTATCACAAGTAGAATACTACCACATCCATATAATACGACTATACGAGTGGAGTAGTTGCTCCAACAAACAAGGCACAAAAAGGCATTACCTTGAGCTGCtgccttcttcttctgctgcggcggctgctgctgtttGTTGCCGGAGCCCAGCGGCCGGCCCCTCATCTTGTGAGGCAGCACGCGCTCGGATGCCGGCTGGCTCGCGGCAAGGCCCGACGAGAAGCCCGGGGGCAGCGAGTGCGCCGTGGGAgacggcgcgccggcggccgcagccttgggcggcgagggggccgccacgacggcgagcggcatGTCCGCGAAGGCGTACTTGCGCGGGCGGCCGCGCTTCCGCTTGTGCTGCTGCTCAGCGGGCGCGGCGCCATTGCCATTGCcgcgcacgacggcggcggcggcagccggcgtcTCGTacatcggcggcggcagcggcggcgtgtGCTTGTACACCGCGGTGCCGTCGTGGGTGTAGGCGAGGCGCACCCCGGTGGCGCCGTGCTGCGGCCGGGGCTGCAGGGGGCCACTGTTGTTCTTCATGCCCACGCCGTACGCcgcctcgctcgccgccgccgccgacatgGCCGCTCCTTGCATCCAACACcaaagaaagaacaaaaaaaaaaatccctcctTTCGATTCAACCAGCTACGCCTCCTCGCCCAAACGATTCCCACGAACTCGGGAATCCGCGTTTGCTCTTCGTCCACGCGGAATTCAGCGAGATCAAGAAGCGTACTCGAGAGTGTACCCCAGCTCAACACTAGCAAACAACTCCCCAATTTtcattttcccttttttcccttccttcttttccccaccagattcgattttttttttacagttaCAGCAggagaaaagggaaaaggaattaaaaaacgaaaaagaaaCGAGAGTTTCACCCAGGGAGTTTCTAGCTACGAAATAAGGCGAATGAAACCCAGGATAATTAACCCTAATTAAAAACacgaaaaaaaggaagaaattaTCGACATACGAGCACCGAAATTCTCCAGTTTTACCACAACCTCAACCCAAATTCCACATCTTTTGCAAAATTTCGCGACcacaagggaaaaaaacactGCAAAGAAAAGGAAGCCAGGAGCAGAAAgggatataaaaaaaatagtacgaAGCACTGGAAAATCAGTAAGTGAAATAAAATTGCCCGAACCCTAGAAATTATATAGAGCCGGGTGGGGGCTCGGAGCGGGACACCTTGTTTGCATTTTAGTCCCCCGAAAGCCCGCAGAAATCGCCACGTTGCTATTTCTGGCCGGTTTTTTCCTCAGATCGTAAATCCGGCGAAACCGAGGGGGATAAGTGAAAAATTACGCTGACCGAGAtatttcctcctttttctgtCTGCGTTCACATGAACCTGCGAGCTGTTTTGGCTTTTATTTTCTCGAGGAGAAAAGTGTTTTTGGACGCGTGTTCACATGACGcgcagggggggggggtgtggGGTGGCTGTgttgttttgtcttttttgtttattactgcttgttttttattttccgaAGGAAATTAATTCTGGTGCTAAAACTTTGGGGATTTTCACGAGCACCGTGTTCGAGGCCACCAATTATTCCCGAGTTACTGTATGAGTTATGATGGCCCCGGTTGTCAGTGAGATGGATGGGCAGAGAGCGGGGTAAGTGAGAccggtgggtcccacgtggCCGGGTCAACGTGGGTATCTGACATGGATTGTCAAGGTGACGGAGGATTTAAgaaagtttaatagtatactTTTTATAGTGTCGTAATTCATCGCTGctcttctcttattttttttaaaatatatttatagttaaattaTAGTACATGTTCTAAGTGGGGTGAAGATATCAGCCGACGCTGTTACGTTGTGTTGTTTGTCCAATATatttctcatcttttttcttgGTTTGTATGTCTGTTTATCGGATTAATAAATGGAAAAAGTTTGTTTATTAGATTAATAAATGTAAAGAGTTTTATATACAAGTACGtgttgttttttctaaaaatagatttttaattttatatttgttaataCTATTGTTTACACTATGTATATAGGTATCACtaatatttcatctttcataaaaaaatcttaaaaaaagacattttatccttttgtttctgtttatacttataggccaaattttaaatttttaatcttaaattttaagttggtttgagagttttttattacagtttattttctatcattgaaatttagatcgctaagaatttatatataaaagttttacttataaattatttttcgtttacaaatatgtcaccCCGAGAATCTGACGTGTACCGTCAAAGCAACAAATGACCTAGATCTGACAAGGACATATTCAATCCACAGACAGATGACAGTTGTCGCTAAGCATCTCAAATCTATCCTATAGGCAATTAAAAAGATAGATCATACAACCCAGAGTTTATTTCATTGTCTATAagttatttaatgtttttatgtagttaagatcaactataaatacaatattaaaaatttattgtctATAAGCTATACAACAGAATTAAAGTCATTTATTCTTTCTTGAAGCATGAGGTGTTGCCGTCAACTGACGAGGCGACGACACCATCGGCTG contains the following coding sequences:
- the LOC102708825 gene encoding AT-hook motif nuclear-localized protein 10-like is translated as MQGAAMSAAAASEAAYGVGMKNNSGPLQPRPQHGATGVRLAYTHDGTAVYKHTPPLPPPMYETPAAAAAVVRGNGNGAAPAEQQHKRKRGRPRKYAFADMPLAVVAAPSPPKAAAAGAPSPTAHSLPPGFSSGLAASQPASERVLPHKMRGRPLGSGNKQQQPPQQKKKAAAQGSSVIGLKPNVITVQVGEDVVSRVMSFSRNGWAVCVLSANGTISNVTLRQADSSVATVNYEGHFEILSLSGSYVLSESDDLSSRTGGLSVSLAGPDGRVLGGGVAGPLNAAAPVQVVIGSFPADGKKGPKGPKQAVPGGAPFPGMSTPTSRGTPSGSSGGPGSPQNQSASGSFNTSSQQALADFPWRSASAFS